One segment of Solanum lycopersicum chromosome 1, SLM_r2.1 DNA contains the following:
- the LOC138342147 gene encoding uncharacterized protein: protein MRQAPAPAAPAPVLQDQPPPVHVAAPPDLEVREMPLRDHKMLGVFQRLAPPIFSGAIGEDAHEFQLTCQEQLQSLGLLESRGADFTAHQFRGPARQWCRTYRESRPVGSPPISYSEFSEAFMARFMPRSVRDRLRDQFSRLEQVSMTVSEYEARFHELSRHATMILPTEGERVRCFVRGLRYRLRVDIEHMVSAGRSFLDVDDHARSMEHIHREAQGGSDKRARYQGSYSESQTRGRDSYDRPRQRFQQGQTSRPVQAALPVSEGGQYQQSGPSTGQNSRGSDSFPSCRGRVTTGRSTLGCYDCGALDHWSRECPRRGRGVIVPAPPTSKPVSAVSSSARGGGQIQDRRESRQGTRGGARGGRSGGRPGAPGRGAQGHFYVTPTRAVAEASDDVISGMLFLCHHPATVLFDPGSTFSYVSIYFAPRLGMRSESLAEPVHVSTPIGEFLVMDQVLRSCLVTIQGYDTRADLIMLDMIDFDVILGMD, encoded by the coding sequence ATGCGACAGGCACCAGCACCAGCAGCACCAGCACCAGTGCTGCAAGATCAGCCGCCACCAGTTCATGTGGCCGCCCCACCTGACTTAGAGGTTAGAGAGATGCCACTACGGGATCATAAGATGCTTGGGGTATTTCAGAGGTTGGCACCGCCTATATTCTCAGGGGCGATTGGAGAGGACGCTCACGAGTTCCAGCTCACTTGCCAGGAGCAGTTACAGTCATTAGGCCTTTTGGAGTCGAGAGGAGCTGACTTTACCGCTCATCAGTTCCGTGGGCCAGCCAGGCAGTGGTGTCGCACGTATCGAGAGTCTAggccagttggatctcctcctATATCTTATAGTGAGTTCTCAGAGGCTTTCATGGCCCGATTCATGCCACGGAGCGTCAGAGACAGGCTTCGTGATCAGTTCTCTAGATTGGAGCAGGTATCTATGACCGTTTCAGAGTATGAGGCGAGGTTCCATGAGTTGTCTCGCCATGCTACTATGATCCTGCCCACAGAGGGAGAGAGAGTTCGTTGTTTTGTACGTGGGTTGCGATACCGTTTGAGGGTTGACATAGAGCATATGGTTTCAGCTGGCCGTTCTTTTCTTGATGTGGATGATCATGCCCGATCCATGGAGCATATTCATCGTGAGGCCCAAGGGGGCAGCGATAAGAGGGCACGCTACCAGGGCAGCTATAGCGAGTCGCAGACTAGGGGGAGGGACTCATATGATAGGCCACGTCAGAGGTTCCAGCAGGGTCAGACCAGTCGGCCTGTTCAGGCGGCATTACCTGTTTCTGAGGGAGGTCAATATCAGCAGAGTGGTCCTAGTACAGGCCAGAATTCAAGGGGATCAGATTCTTTTCCTTCATGCCGCGGTCGGGTTACTACAGGGCGTTCAACTTTGGGGTGTTATGATTGTGGTGCTCTTGACCATTGGTCTAGAGAATGCCCCCGGCGAGGTCGGGGGGTGATTGTACCAGCTCCACCTACTTCTAAACCAGTTTCAGCCGTGTCTTCTTCGGCTAGAGGAGGTGGTCAGATTCAGGACCGTCGAGAGAGTCGACAGGGTACCAGGGGCGGAGCTCGGGGAGGCAGGTCAGGTGGTAGACCAGGTGCACCAGGTAGAGGTGCTCAGGGCCATTTCTACGTTACCCCGACAAGGGCGGTGGCTGAGGCATCTGACGATGTCATCTCAGGTATGCTCTTCTTGTGCCATCATCCTGCTAcagtattatttgatccagggTCCACATTCTcgtatgtatctatttattttgcTCCCCGATTGGGTATGAGGTCCGAGTCTTTGGCAGAGCCGGTTCATGTTTCGACCCCGATAGGTGAGTTCTTGGTAATGGATCAAGTATTGCGATCTTGCTTAGTGACTATCCAGGGTTATGATACTAGAGCTGATCTTATTATGCTAgatatgattgattttgatgtgattttggGCATGGACTAG